Within the Pirellulales bacterium genome, the region ACAACGAGGCCAGCCGCACGGCCCAGTACATGGCGCTCTTCCGTGCGCTCGAATCGGTGCAGCCTGACGGCCAGCGACTATTTGCCGATGCCTTTGCGCGCGAGTTCCTAGGTCCTGGACTGCGGCGCGTCGTCGATTTTGCAAGTGTTCCGCTTTTCGGTCGGACGATTCCCTGGATCATCGACCGGCGATGGCCGGGAGCTCGCACGTCGGGCGTGGCCCGCACTCGTCATATCGACGAGCAGTTGTCGCGCGCCTTGAACGGCGGAGCGCGGCAGGTCGTGATTTTGGGGGCCGGCTTTGATTGCCGGGCCTACCGAATTCCCGGCATCGAGCGAGCGCGGGTCTTCGAGGTCGATCATCCGGCTACCCAGCAGGCCAAGCGGCTGTGCCTAGAGCGGCTTCTGGGTGCCATGCCTGAACACGTCGAACTCGTGGGCATCGACTTTAATCGAGAATCGCTCGACCAGCGGCTCACAGCTGCCGGGCTGTCGCACGCTCGTCCGACCATGTGGATTTGGGAGGGTGTAACCAACTACCTTACTGCCGAGGCGGTGGATGGCACCATGCGTACTGTGCGCCGGATGGCGGATCGCAGCCGGCTGGTGTTCACGTACGTTCATCGCGACGTGCTGGCCGACAGCACAACTTTTCCCGCTGGGCGAGCGCTGCGGGCCACACTGGCCAAGGCCGGCGAAGAGTGGACATTTGGCTTCGATCCGGCAGAATTGCCGGCTTATTTAGCTGAGCGTGGGTTCCGACTGATCGAGGATCTGGGCTCGGTCGAATATCGCCAGAAATGGCTTCCGGCACGGCCGCGCCTGCTGCGCGGTTACGAGTTTTATCGCTTGGCCGTCGCCGACAGTGTGGCGTGAAGCCGTGGTTTGGGTCGAGCTGCGCGGTGCGATCGCAACCGTGGTGAATGGCACAGATGCTTGTGCGCCCGCTCGTATTCCTCTGTCGC harbors:
- a CDS encoding SAM-dependent methyltransferase codes for the protein MRDNEASRTAQYMALFRALESVQPDGQRLFADAFAREFLGPGLRRVVDFASVPLFGRTIPWIIDRRWPGARTSGVARTRHIDEQLSRALNGGARQVVILGAGFDCRAYRIPGIERARVFEVDHPATQQAKRLCLERLLGAMPEHVELVGIDFNRESLDQRLTAAGLSHARPTMWIWEGVTNYLTAEAVDGTMRTVRRMADRSRLVFTYVHRDVLADSTTFPAGRALRATLAKAGEEWTFGFDPAELPAYLAERGFRLIEDLGSVEYRQKWLPARPRLLRGYEFYRLAVADSVA